The Phaeocystidibacter marisrubri genomic interval AGCTCCGCCGTAGACTTTTTTTCCGTCTAACGACTCAACAATGATTACAAATACGGCTGGATTATAGGCCCATGCATGATTCGCCGAGGTCACCTTTTTCACACCGTGAACCTCCAATACCTTTCGGTGGCCATCAATGAATTTTTGTGAACTCTCGGGATCGTCTACAGCTCTAAATGCACGGATTCTTACCTCCGGCTGTTTATCCAGCTCAATCATTTGTTCCAATCAACTGTTCCAAATCTACATAGTACCTTCCTGATGCCAAAGTATTCCCAAGTAATATCCTTCGAGCACTATCCGTCATCATGGCACCTCCCAAGGTCACAGCTGAAGCCAGTTGAGGCCAAGTGGTGATGGTTTTGCCTATCTCAGCGAATGAGCTCTTTGCCCTATCCGACGCCATGGGATAGTCGACCAAAGTAAAGAGCAAATTGCGTTTATCTTCAGGAGTAAAAGTGGCTGGATCTTTACCTTCAAATGCAGCTAACTTTCCATGAAAGATAGGTCTATCACTTTCTAAATCAAAGCGCTCCACATCCACCATGCCGCGATCACTCGTATCCATGATCACAGGCAATTTCATCTTTTTAGCAATGTGGCGAACGGCAATTTTAATGGGTAGTGAATCACATTCTTCTACCAACAAATCCAGACCTGACATGAAGGAAACCGCATTCTCAGGGGTTACACCTTCGTCGTAGATTTCCACATGTAAATAAGGATTGATTTGTGCTATTTCTCGTGCGGCAATCACTGTTTTGGGCATCCCAAGCTGATGGACGCCTGCACGCAAGCGATTCAGATTGCTCAAGTCCAAGGTGTCAAAATCTGCAATGCGAATCGTACCTCCAACGTTCTCCATGGCTAAGGTCACTGCCGCGGCTTGCCCCACAGAGAGTCCAATGACACCAATGGTCTTTCCTGAGAGAATCTTCTGCTCTTCTGGAGTAATCTTAAACTGATTCCGAGAAGTCACGACCTCTCTATACATCTCCTCATTGAGAACTCGAACTACGGTATCCAACCATGGATAGTAAACCCAGTTGCCCATAGCGTTAGAGGAATCCGAAATAAATGCTTCAATCGCATCCTTCAACTCATCCTCTGTATAAGGCTGCGTTGGACGTTTTATCTTCAACCACTCTCCAATCTGAGTGTGATACTGATCCAAAACGTTTGTAGGACCTTCATCCATTATGGCCTCTGGTAGTGCCGCTGAATCTGTTACAGGTTGAATAACAGGACGTACGGCGAAGCCACGAATATCGGAAGATGCTAATTCCGTAAACGTATCATTCATTGGTGTTGTTCTAGTAGGTTTGAGAGTAAAGTTGAGAACTTTTCAAACTCAATGCTGCCGAATTTACAAGAATTTGAATTGTTTCAATAATTTTATGCTCCAGAGGATAACACATGAACGAAGAAATAAAAACCAAGATCTCAATCTTATACGTTGACGACGAAGAGAATAACTTGAGGTCATTCAAAGCTACATTTCGCAGAATTTACGACGTTCACACGGCGATTTCTGGAGATGAAGGCTTAAAAATCCTTTCGGAGAATCCTATTCAAGTCATTATTACCGACCAAAGAATGCCGGAAATGACAGGAATCGAATTTCTCTCCAAGGTGCTTGAAAAGGATAGAGAGCCGATGCGAATGCTACTTACGGGATATTCCGATATCAACGCGGTAATTGACTCTATCAACAAAGGACAGGTATATCGATACCTCACCAAACCGTGGAATGAAGATGAACTTCGCAGCGCTATTGAATCGGCCTATGAAGTTTACTCTCTCCGAAAAGAAAACAAGGAGCTTCTGAAGAAATTGGAAATCGCCAACGACCAGCTTGAATTCTTGCTTAGACAGCGGTTGTTATCTTAATCACTTAGATGCTTTCAAAAAAATCAAAATACGCCATCAATGCCCTTGTCTATCTCGCTAAACAGGAAGACAATCGCATGGTGGTTATCCAAGAGATTGCGGAAGAGGAAAAAATCCCCCGTAAATTTCTAGAGGCCATTCTCCTCGATTTGAAGAGAAATGGAATTTTGGGATCCAAGCAAGGAAAAGGCGGAGGGTATTACCTCTTGCAGCGTCCCAACGAAATCAATCTCGCCGATGTAATGCGCTTGTTTGATGGCCCCATCGCTCTTCTCCCCTGTGCGACGTACAAGTTTTTTGAGCGCTGTGAAGAATGTGTAGATGTGGAAACCTGTGGTATTAGAGATGCCATGGTGGAGCTTCGAAATCAAACCGTTAACTTCCTGAAGGCCACCTCTCTAGAGGATATACTCCTACGTGAGGGTCAGCTGACTGAAGGTTCCAGAGAGACACGTCAACCGCACAAATCACAAGCTTAACCTTTCCGTAAAGGCATCCGTAGGACCATTCCTATGGAGTACCCAACCTTTCATTGTAAATTGCCGGTTCTAAATGAATCAGACATGAACTTGAAAAGAGTTGTTCTCCCCGTTGTTGCTATGAGCGCACTGATGTTCAGTTGCAGTTCATCCCCAAAACTCGACACTCCCGTTCACTCCGAATGGAAAGTGTCTCATATTGAAGGGTTTTCTAACGACATTCCTGCTGAAAACACTCCTACACTTCGAATGGTCATGACACATGCGTCAGGCAGTTCTGCTTGCAATCAGTACACGGGAACATTCTCGTTGTCTGGTAATGAACTTGTGTTCAATGATATGGTGAGCACGCGTAAAATGTGCACCCCTGAACTGATGGAAGTTGAAGTGGCCTATTTAGACGCCCTCCGCTCTGTGAAGAAATGGGAAATTATTGACCAACAGCTCCATCTGAAGAACAATGACAATTCTACTCTGTTGACTTTTGCATTCTCGCAGCCAATCAACGAAGAAGAAGAATACTAAGCATACAGCCTCAGAGCTGAACGATATGAAGGAAAACGTGAAGATTTACGATAACATTTTGGAAACCATTGGCAACACTCCAATGGTGCGTTTGAATAAAATTGCTGAAGACATTCCAGGGACGGTTCTAGCCAAAGTGGAATACTTCAATCCAGGGCATTCTGTGAAGGATAGAATGGCTTTGAAAATGATTGAAGATGCTGAGGCTAGAGGGGAATTGAAGCCTGGAGGAACCATCATTGAATGTACTTCTGGAAACACTGGAATGGGCCTTGCCCTTGCCGCGGTTGTGAAAGGTTACAAGTTGATTTGTACCATGAGCGACAAGCAGAGCAAGGAGAAGATGGACATCCTTCGCGCTATGGGAGCAGAAATTTACGTTTGTCCGACGAACGTAGCTCCAGAACACCCTGAGAGTTATTACTCCGTTGCCACTCGTTTGGCTTCAGAAATACCCAACAGTTTCTATCCTT includes:
- a CDS encoding ThiF family adenylyltransferase → MNDTFTELASSDIRGFAVRPVIQPVTDSAALPEAIMDEGPTNVLDQYHTQIGEWLKIKRPTQPYTEDELKDAIEAFISDSSNAMGNWVYYPWLDTVVRVLNEEMYREVVTSRNQFKITPEEQKILSGKTIGVIGLSVGQAAAVTLAMENVGGTIRIADFDTLDLSNLNRLRAGVHQLGMPKTVIAAREIAQINPYLHVEIYDEGVTPENAVSFMSGLDLLVEECDSLPIKIAVRHIAKKMKLPVIMDTSDRGMVDVERFDLESDRPIFHGKLAAFEGKDPATFTPEDKRNLLFTLVDYPMASDRAKSSFAEIGKTITTWPQLASAVTLGGAMMTDSARRILLGNTLASGRYYVDLEQLIGTND
- a CDS encoding response regulator, coding for MNEEIKTKISILYVDDEENNLRSFKATFRRIYDVHTAISGDEGLKILSENPIQVIITDQRMPEMTGIEFLSKVLEKDREPMRMLLTGYSDINAVIDSINKGQVYRYLTKPWNEDELRSAIESAYEVYSLRKENKELLKKLEIANDQLEFLLRQRLLS
- a CDS encoding RrF2 family transcriptional regulator; its protein translation is MLSKKSKYAINALVYLAKQEDNRMVVIQEIAEEEKIPRKFLEAILLDLKRNGILGSKQGKGGGYYLLQRPNEINLADVMRLFDGPIALLPCATYKFFERCEECVDVETCGIRDAMVELRNQTVNFLKATSLEDILLREGQLTEGSRETRQPHKSQA
- a CDS encoding META domain-containing protein; the encoded protein is MNLKRVVLPVVAMSALMFSCSSSPKLDTPVHSEWKVSHIEGFSNDIPAENTPTLRMVMTHASGSSACNQYTGTFSLSGNELVFNDMVSTRKMCTPELMEVEVAYLDALRSVKKWEIIDQQLHLKNNDNSTLLTFAFSQPINEEEEY